A single Anopheles funestus chromosome 2RL, idAnoFuneDA-416_04, whole genome shotgun sequence DNA region contains:
- the LOC125763285 gene encoding neural/ectodermal development factor IMP-L2 — MMNFKHLLMLALCLLPLMVAPGSGRAVVLDPDTALTASASSSEGVRADGGRALRPTFVKITAAPPARVAQIRGTTVELECEIMGSPTPTVQWVHGSGQTADWEDISVNVISEDNPTSVARVVTRLVIDRASRASQTTYTCIGRSAGQEVSSSTIVHHVDSVSHLGNFSDMPLLRPSAAVDSMFKNLKGARITLHFKTLFENMGSTVVLPCKAIGRPLPEITWLNEEGNVVGSLQDPRFRTLPTGELIITGLRWADMGSYTCVAKNVLSKDESETFVYPIRPN; from the exons ATGATGAACTTCAAACATTTGCTGATGCTGGCGCTGTGCCTGCTCCCGCTGATGGTTGCCCCCGGCAGTGGTCGTGCCGTTGTGTTGGATCCGGACACGGCACTAACCGCGTCCGCCTCATCGTCTGAGGGTGTGCGCGCGGATGGTGGCCGTGCGCTAAGACCAACGTTCGTCAAAATTACGGCCGCACCTCCGGCACGTGTTGCCCAGATCCGTGGCACCACGGTGGAGCTGGAGTGTGAAATAATGGGATCGCCAACACCGACCGTCCAGTGGGTGCACGGAAGCGGTCAAACAGCGGAC TGGGAAGATATTAGCGTGAACGTTATCTCGGAAGACAACCCAACGTCCGTGGCACGCGTGGTCACACGGTTGGTAATCGATCGTGCATCACGAGCTTCCCAAACAACGTACACATGCATCGGACGTTCGGCTGGCCAGGAAGTTAGTTCCTCAACCATCGTTCACCACGTCGACAGTGTATCGCATCTGGGCAACTTCTCCGACATGCCACTGCTACGCCCGTCTGCTGCCGTCGATTCCATGTTCAAGAACCTGAAGGGAGCCCGCATTACGCTACACTTCAAGACGCTGTTCGAGAACATGGGCTCGACCGTGGTGTTGCCGTGCAAGGCAATCGGTCGTCCACTGCCTGAGATTACCTGGCTGAACGAGGAAGGCAACGTGGTCGGCAGCCTGCAAGATCCACGGTTCCGCACGCTGCCAACGGGTGAGCTGATCATCACCGGGCTGCGCTGGGCCGATATGGGATCGTACACATGTGTGGCGAAAAATGTCCTATCGAAAGACGAATCGGAAACATTCGTCTACCCGATACGACCTAACTAG